Proteins co-encoded in one Dryobates pubescens isolate bDryPub1 chromosome 4, bDryPub1.pri, whole genome shotgun sequence genomic window:
- the DCUN1D3 gene encoding DCN1-like protein 3 has protein sequence MGQCVTKCKNPSSTLGSKNGERESGGKSHSKRSAVHKDDHGSACGKSSGDILVNGTKKTDAAVESCQPPMFSGDTKKDSVSSTEESSLQRIGELFRRYKDEREDAILEEGMERFCNDLCVDPTEFKVLVLAWKFQAATMCKFTRKEFFEGCKAINADSIDGICARFPSLLKEAKQEDKFKDLYRFTFQFGLDSEEGQRSLHREIAIALWKLVFTQNKPPILDQWLHFLIENPSGIKGISRDTWNMFLNFTQVIGPDLSNYSEDEAWPSLFDTFVEWEMERRKKEEETKCSPSLDTEGLHVEEQT, from the exons ATGGGCCAGTGTGTCACCAAGTGCAAGAATCCTTCTTCTACCCTTGGCAGCAAGAATGGGGAAAGGGAATCTGGAGGCAAGTCGCATAGTAAGAGAAGCGCGGTCCACAAAGATGACCACGGTTCAGCTTGCGGGAAGTCTTCAGGTGATATCCTTGTGAATGGGACAAAGAAAACAGATGCTGCTGTAGAGTCCTGTCAGCCTCCAATGTTTTCTGGAGACACAAAGAAAGACTCTGTTTCCAGCACGGAGGAGTCCTCGCTTCAAAGGATCGGGGAGTTGTTTAGGAGGTATAAGGACGAACGGGAAGATGCCATCCTGGAAGAAGGAATGGAACGATTTTGCAATGACCTCTGTGTTGATCCCACTGAATTTAAAGTGCTAGTTTTGGCTTGGAAATTCCAGGCTGCTACCATGTGCAAATTTACAAG GAAGGAGTTTTTTGAAGGCTGCAAAGCAATAAACGCAGACAGCATCGATGGCATTTGTGCAAGGTTCCCCAGCCTCTTAAAGGAAGCCAAGCAGGAAGATAAATTCAAGGATCTCTATCGTTTCACCTTCCAGTTTGGCCTGGACTCTGAAGAAGGACAAAGGTCACTACATCGGGAAATAGCCATTGCCCTTTGGAAATTAGTCTTCACCCAAAACAAGCCCCCCATATTGGACCAGTGGTTACACTTCCTAATTGAGAACCCCTCAGGAATCAAGGGAATCTCCCGGGACACGTGGAACATGTTTCTAAATTTTACTCAGGTGATTGGACCGGACCTTAGCAACTACAGCGAGGACGAGGCCTGGCCGAGTCTCTTCGACACCTTTGTGGAGTGGGAAATGGAgcgaaggaaaaaggaagaggaaaccaAATGTAGTCCATCTTTGGACACAGAGGGCCTACATGTGGAGGAACAGACTTAG
- the REXO5 gene encoding RNA exonuclease 5 has protein sequence MAKSFCVNGHKRPAAAGEDAGRQRTARKRRKVDGGGQGPEEKSSCLSAALFGEDCEISHDQLYELLKYAALGRSHNATQPSWCHISHQSHLAGVVVVILNEMSQLHFYKFYLQFKHLRRVFRHRFTLTPSANFPTSLYGEGTNLKPQNTAQGLNSTSGDCPPKSSGLQRNPIIRKYGEKKQGLTSYTLTLEEQKKNDYPIKGSPECKGYIYTECDQQRTDSSPLFGLDCEMCLTAKGNEVTRVSLVDAQGQCLLNELVKPETTVMNYRTKFSGITKKMLLPVKTKLSDIQTRLKKLLPHDAVLVGHSLNSDLQALEMIHPSVIDTSLLFARNAGRRFKLKFLAKAVLGKEIQCEERLGHDPAEDARAALELAQFFIEQGPAKVAELNLEKLLTDEKLAEASQNKAALQARGCRVQKQLNEPPRVPKACFLDCLQVTGQKPLLLGREEPDPSGLCQSNPSSSNKQILQRALEDVPQSTFSIIQFSLGPEDIASHPLAGLCAKVRSKLTDMLTIYAGPFEESFCLKSVKKEFEMCGPIQSLTVVAETYQPYVCIQYEVLEAAQLAVESLNETEVAGSCIKVQRPVTAAMLDCEVWIKELELDVENEGVIYVAGLKKSLTEADLQEEFSQLKDLETLFLPKDLQSGKHRNCCFLKFWKPQSALAALEVLNGWTVKGSKLRTRNALASGHLWRWIRQMNHSNGKQGGSIVHEKREQLSDSEQDLRKKVKRLDQYIKKLYGSLQNNTLCIVLFPGANR, from the exons ATGGCAAAGTCTTTCTGCGTTAACGGGCACAAAAGGCCCGCCGCAGCCGGGGAGGATGCGGGGCGACAGAGGACGGCTCGAAAGAGAAGGAAGGTGGATGGCGGCGGCCAGGGCCCCGAG GAGAAGTCATCATGCCTGTCAGCAGCTTTGTTTGGTGAGGACTGTGAAATCAGCCATGATCAACTCTATGAGTTGTTAAAGTATGCAGCTTTGGGAAGAAGCCACAATGCAACACAACCCAG CTGGTGCCATATATCTCACCAGAGCCACCTGGCTGGGGTCGTGGTTGTTATTCTCAATGAAATGAGCCAACTCCATTTCTACAAATTCTATCTGCAGTTCAAGCACCTCAGAAGAGTCTTCCGACAT AGATTCACATTAACACCTTCTGCCAACTTCCCAACCAGCCTGTATGGAGAAGGGACAAACCTGAAACCTCAGAACACTGCACAAG gTTTGAATTCCACTAGTGGTGACTGTCCCCCTAAAAGCTCAGGCTTGCAGCGTAATCCCATCATTCGGAAGTACGGAGAGAAAAAGCAAGGCCTCACCAGCTATACTCTAACTCTAGAAGAGCAGAAAAAGAATGACTATCCCATAAAAG GCTCCCCTGAATGTAAGGGCTATATATATACAGAGTGTGATCAGCAAAGGACAGACAGCAGCCCTCTCTTTGGTCTGGATTGTGAAATG TGCCTGACTGCAAAAGGGAATGAGGTCACTCGTGTCTCTCTGGTGGATGCACAGGGTCAATGCCTCCTGAATGAACTGGTGAAACCTGAAACCACCGTCATGAACTACCGCACCAA ATTCTCAGGAATCACAAAGAAAATGCTTCTTCCAGTGAAAACAAAGCTGTCAGACATCCAAACCAGACTGAAAAAACTGCTTCCCCATGATGCAGTCTTGGTGGGGCATTCTCTAAATTCTGATCTTCAGGCTTTGGAA ATGATCCACCCCAGTGTTATTGACACCTCCTTGCTTTTTGCCAGAAATGCAGGTCGCAGATTTAAGCTCAAATTTCTAGCCAAAGCTGTTTTAGG GAAGGAGATTCAGTGTGAAGAGAGGCTTGGCCATGATCCTGCAGAAGATGCTAGAGCTGCCTTGGAATTGGCTCAATTCTTTATAGAGCAAGGACCAGCAAAG GTAGCAGAACTCAACTTGGAGAAGCTTCTGACAGATGAAAAACTGGCTGAGGCCTCCCAGAACAAAGCTGCGTTACAGGCACGAGGATGCAGGGTCCAGAAGCAGCTGAATGAGCCTCCACGCGTCCCCAAAGCATG TTTTTTAGACTGCTTGCAGGTGACTGGCCAAAAACCCCTCCttttgggcagagaggaaccagaCCCTTCTGGCCTGTGTCAGAGTAACCCGAGCTCTTCAAACAAACAG ATTCTTCAGAGAGCCTTAGAAGATGTTCCCCAGTCCACATTCAGTATCattcagttcagtttgggaCCAGAGGACATTGCCTCTCACCCTCTTGCTGGGCTTTGTGCCAAG GTGAGAAGCAAGCTGACTGACATGCTGACAATTTATGCAGGTCCTTTTGAAGAAAGCTTTTGCCTGAAGTCTGTGAAAAAAGAATTTGAGATGTGTGGACCAATCCAGTCTCTTACAGTGGTAGCTGAAACATACCAG CCCTATGTCTGTATCCAGTATGAAGTATTGGAAGCTGCCCAGCTTGCTGTGGAAAGCCTAAATGAAACGGAGGTAGCAGGATCCTGCATTAAG GTCCAGAGACCTGTCACTGCAGCAATGCTGGACTGTGAGGTTTGGATAAAGGAACTGGAACTGGATGTAGAAAATGAAGGTGTGATTTATGTGGCGGGGCTGAAGAAGTCATTAACAGAGGCAGACTTGCAAGAAGAATTCAGCCAGTTGAAAGACCTGGAGACACTGTTCCTGCCAAAGGATCTCCAGAGTGGAAAGCACAGGAACTGCTGTTTCCTTA AATTCTGGAAACCACAGAGTGCTCTGGCTGCCCTTGAAGTTCTAAATGGCTGGACTGTGAAGGGCAGCAAACTGAGAACGAGAAACGCTCTTGCTTCAGGTCACCTCTGGAGATGGATTCGGCAAATGAATCACAGCAATGGGAAGCAAGGAGGGAGCATTGTACATGAGAAAAGGGAGCagctctctgactct GAGCAGGATCTAAGGAAGAAAGTGAAGAGGTTAGACCAATACATCAAAAAGCTTTATGGAAGTCTGCAGAATAACACCTTGTGCATTGTTCTCTTTCCTGGAGCGAACAGGTAA
- the ERI2 gene encoding ERI1 exoribonuclease 2: MATKRLARQLGLARSSARGRSSAQAAAEQRFGFLIVLDFEATCWRDPGRRSPEIIEFPAVLLNTSTGDIESEFHTYVQPQEHPLLSDFCTELTGITQDQVDEGVPLNICLSQFLKWIEKIQKEKKIIFSRDTLSNSNSEAKACTFVTWTDWDLGVCLQYECKRKQLRKPAIFNSWIDLKATYRAFYNRQPKGLNGALQDLGLAFAGREHSGLDDSRNTARLAWRLICDGCVLKVTKSLDKAHLKNNTISRTLTTNFSDKTPLGRNSRPETARDGACETSSLAEKKQNGVAGIKLNSNVQTEEHHQTACPDSSADVCVVPSSSSRTELHAQSQSSSTASTDRFPVPLEQAQQSPHTVSAGIWQGLSNHQPLSTAGYNPLVPGSGLVLVSTTISSVNISNEDISTSSDCLSLLSDWEDVALIPESQCEQNSDCIPSKDDSSRDISTAFEEKKISKQLALLSSENQSLENPIVPVEPLKSIVYKSPDTTIYNVGAVQRQTSTFSAFKLPPAKVNGTSAASAGNDSTPAEVPKRKPTSPKTFPPAKKQSFAIYEEKSTSFHHSLPLRSSNLPQVSPAILNSTVNSVHSARAVKNSKPTPPLCNCGRRAKRLNVSNAGPNHGKAFFCCPVGKHKGKKKGCGYFKWEHALLKEKSDGLSLNADAVTSLGTCTNNSGNSCNRKYLPLRPSMRT; this comes from the exons ATGGCTACCAAGCGCCTTGCCAG gcagctgggactggCTCGGAGCAGTGCGCGGGGGCGGAGCAGCGCGCAGGCGGCGGCAGAGCAACGCTTCGGCTTCCTGATCGTGCTGGACTTCGAGGCAACGTGCTGGCGGGACCCGGGGCGGCGCAGCCCCGAGATCA TTGAATTCCCAGCAGTCCTGTTAAACACTTCTACAGGAGACATTGAATCTGAGTTCCACACCTACGtccagccccaggagcatcCCCTTCTGTCTGATTTTTGTACAGAACTAACAGGCATTACCCAG GATCAGGTTGATGAAGGGGTCCCCCTAAACATTTGCTTATCACAGTTTTTGAAATGGATTGAAAAGAtacaaaaggagaagaaaatcatATTCAGCAGAGACACTCTAAGCAACTCTAACTCTGAAGCAAAAGCATGCACCTTTGTTACTTGGACGG aCTGGGACCTGGGTGTGTGTTTGCAGTATGAATGTAAAAGGAAGCAGCTGCGAAAACCTGCCATTTTCAATTCCTGGATTGATCTCAAAGCAACGTACAGG gccTTCTATAACAGACAGCCCAAAGGGCTAAATGGTGCTCTGCAGGATTTGGGGCTAGCTTTTGCAGGACGGGAGCATTCTG GGTTGGATGATTCCCGGAATACTGCCCGGCTTGCTTGGAGGCTGATTTGTGATGGATGCGTGCTGAAGGTTACTAAATCTTTGGATAA GGCACATCTGAAGAATAATACAATTTCCAGAACACTGACTACAAACTTCTCTGACAAGACTCCACTGGGAAGAAACAGCAGACCTGAAACAGCTAGAGATGGAGCTTGTGAAACAAGCTCCCTGGCTGAGAAAAAGCAGAACGGTGTTGCCGGAATTAAGCTAAATTCTAATGTACAAACTGAAGAACATCATCAGACCGCTTGCCCTGATTCATCTGCAGATGTCTGTGTTGTACCTAGCAGCAGCTCAAGGACTGAGTTGCATGCTCAATCCCAAAGCTCTTCAACAGCATCTACTGACAGATTTCCTGTTCCTCTTGAGCAGGCACAGCAATCTCCCCATACTGTATCAGCAGGCATTTGGCAAGGATTGAGCAATCACCAGCCTCTGAGTACAGCTGGATATAACCCTCTGGTACCCGGGTCAGGACTAGTGCTCGTCTCCACAACCATCTCTTCAGTTAATATCTCTAATGAAGATATCAGCACTAGTTCTGATTGCTTATCTCTGTTGAGTGACTGGGAAGATGTTGCTTTGATACCAGAATCTCAATGTGAACAAAATTCAGACTGTATTCCATCCAAAGATGACTCAAGTAGAGATATTTCAACAGcatttgaagagaaaaaaatctcaaaacAATTGGCTTTGCTCAGTTCAGAAAATCAGAGTTTGGAGAACCCCATAGTACCTGTGGAACCCCTGAAATCTATTGTTTACAAAAGTCCTGATACTACTATCTACAATGTAGGAGCAGTACAAAGGCAGACCTCAACGTTTTCAGCTTTTAAGTTACCACCTGCAAAGGTAAATGGTACTTCAGCAGCATCAGCTGGAAATGATTCCACTCCAGCAGAGGTCCCTAAAAGAAAGCCAACTAGTCCAAAAACCTTCCCACCAGCAAAGAAACAGTCTTTTGCTATCTATGAAGAGAAAAGTACATCTTTTCACCATTCCTTACCTTTAAGGAGTTCAAATTTGCCCCAAGTATCTCCTGCCATTCTGAACTCCACAGTCAATTCAGTTCACTCTGCAAGAGCTGTGAAAAACAGCAAACCAACTCCCCCTCTGTGTAACTGTGGTCGAAGAGCTAAAAGGCTGAATGTGTCAAATGCTGGTCCAAACCATGGCaaagcctttttttgttgtcctgTTGGCAAGCACAAAGGTAAGAAGAAAGGTTGTGGATACTTCAAGTGGGAACATGCACTTCTGAAAGAGAAATCTGATGGTCTCAGCCTGAATGCAGATGCTGTGACCTCTCTAGGAACTTGCACTAACAATTCAGGAAACTCTTGCAACAGAAAATACTTGCCTCTTCGACCCTCTATGAGAACTTGA